From the Tripterygium wilfordii isolate XIE 37 chromosome 6, ASM1340144v1, whole genome shotgun sequence genome, one window contains:
- the LOC120000613 gene encoding DExH-box ATP-dependent RNA helicase DExH12-like: protein MTFAKQNRKRIDKKCDLPAGSYGHHSKGYEEVHVPALKPRVVEGEKFVRISEMPEWAQPAFKGMTQLNRVQSKVYETALFKADNILLCAPTGAGKTNVAVLTILQQIAMHRNPDGSFNHGAYKIVYVAPMKALVAEVVGNLSNRLQDYGVTVRELSGDQSLTRQQIEETQIIVTTPEKWDIITRKSGDRTYTQLVKLLIIDEIHFLHDNRGPVLESIVARTVRQIETTKELIRLVGLSATLPNYEDVALFLRVDLEKGLFHFDNSYRPVPLSQQYIGITIKKALQRLQLMNDVCYEKVVAVAGKHQVLIFVHSRKETAKTACAIRDTALANDTVGRFLKEDSASREILQSDTDMVKSNDLKNLLPYGFAIHHAGLTRGDRLLVEYLFAAGHVQVLVSTATLAWGVNLPAHTVIIKGTQIYNPEKGAWTELSPLDVMQMLGRAGRPQFDSHGEGIIITGHSELQYYLSLMNQQLPIESQFVSKLADQLNAEIVLGTVQNAKEACNWIGYTYLYIRMLRNPTLYGLTPDVLTRDITLEERRADLIHSAATILDRNNLVKYDRKGGYFQVTDLGRIASYYYISHGTISTYNEHLKPTMGDIELCRLFSLSEEFKYVTVREDEKVELVKLLDHVPIPIKESVEEPSAKINVLLQAYISQLKLEGLSLTSDMVFITQSAGRLMRALFEIVLKRGWAQLAGKALNLCKMVSKRMWSVQTPLRQFNGIPNEILMKIEKKSLAWERYYDLSSQEIGELIRYPKMGRTLHRFIHQFPKLNLTA from the exons ATGACTTTCGCCAAGCAAAATAGAAAGAGG ATAGATAAGAAGTGTGATCTTCCTGCTGGATCTTATGGACATCATAGCAAGGGATATGAAGAAGTTCATGTGCCAGCATTGAAGCCAAGAGTAGTTGAAGGCGAGAAGTTCGTAAGGATCTCCGAAATGCCAGAATGGGCACAACCTGCTTTCAAAGGAATGACCCAGTTGAACAGGGTGCAGAGTAAAGTCTACGAAACTGCTCTTTTTAAAGCTGATAACATTCTCCTTTGTGCACCCACTGGGGCAGGGAAAACTAATGTTGCAGTGCTTACCATACTTCAACAGattgccatgcatagaaatcCGGATGGTTCATTTAACCACGGTGCTTATAAGATCGTCTATGTGGCACCTATGAAAGCTCTTGTTGCTGAAGTTGTTGGCAATTTGTCAAATCGATTGCAAGATTACGGGGTAACTGTGAGGGAGCTAAGTGGAGACCAGTCATTGACCCGGCAGCAAATTGAAGAAACTCAGATCATTGTTACAACCCCTGAGAAGTGGGATATAATTACTAGGAAGTCTGGGGATCGCACGTACACTCAGCTTGTGAAACTTCTTATTATTGATGAGATTCATTTTTTGCATGATAATAGAGGTCCCGTGCTTGAAAGTATAGTTGCCAGAACTGTTAGGCAAATTGAAACCACAAAAGAGCTTATTAGGTTGGTTGGATTGTCAGCAACCCTTCCCAACTATGAGGATGTGGCATTGTTTTTGCGGGTTGATCTGGAAAAAGGCTTATTTCATTTTGACAATTCCTACAGGCCTGTGCCTCTTTCTCAGCAGTATATTGGAATCACAATAAAGAAGGCACTGCAGAGGTTGCAGTTAATGAATGATGTCTGTTACGAGAAGGTAGTGGCTGTGGCAGGAAAGCATCAGGTCCTTATATTTGTCCACTCAAGGAAGGAAACGGCCAAAACAgcttgtgcaattcgagatacTGCCCTTGCTAACGATACTGTTGGTCGATTCCTGAAGGAGGACAGTGCAAGTCGTGAGATTCTTCAAAGTGATACAGATATGGTCAAGAGCAATGATCTTAAGAATCTCTTACCCTATGGTTTTGCAATTCATCATGCTGGGTTGACAAGGGGTGATCGACTGCTTGTGGAGTATCTTTTTGCTGCTGGACATGTACAGGTGTTGGTTTCCACGGCAACTCTTGCATGGGGCGTAAACTTGCCTGCGCACACTGTGATTATCAAAGGTACCCAGATTTACAATCCAGAAAAGGGGGCATGGACTGAGCTAAGTCCTCTGGATGTTATGCAGATGCTGGGTCGTGCTGGAAGGCCTCAGTTTGATTCCCATGGTGAGGGGATAATCATAACTGGCCACAGCGAACTCCAGTACTATCTTTCTTTGATGAATCAACAACTTCCCATTGAAAGTCAGTTTGTTTCCAAGCTGGCTGATCAATTGAATGCTGAAATTGTTCTCGGAACTGTACAAAATGCCAAAGAAGCCTGCAATTGGATTGGGTATACATATTTATACATCCGTATGCTGCGAAATCCCACACTTTATGGTTTAACACCTGATGTTCTCACAAGAGATATAACTTTGGAGGAGAGGAGGGCTGATCTG ATTCATTCTGCTGCAACCATCTTGGACCGAAACAATTTGGTTAAATATGACAGAAAAGGTGGATATTTCCAGGTCACAGACTTGGGTCGAATTGCTAGTTACTACTACATATCCCATGGAACAATATCCACATATAACGAGCATTTGAAACCAACAATGGGGGACATAGAGCTGTGTCGGTTGTTCTCGCTCAGTGAAGAATTCAAATATGTTACCGTGAGAGAGGATGAGAAAGTGGAACTGGTAAAACTTTTGGACCATGTTCCCATTCCTATCAAGGAAAGCGTGGAAGAGCCTAGTGCCAAGATTAATGTTCTGCTCCAGGCATATATTTCCCAATTAAAGCTGGAAGGACTTTCATTGACATCAGACATGGTGTTCATTACTcag aGTGCGGGTCGGCTTATGCGAGCGCTTTTCGAGATTGTCTTGAAACGAGGATGGGCACAACTAGCGGGGAAGGCCTTGAACTTGTGCAAAATGGTCAGCAAAAGGATGTGGAGTGTCCAAACACCTCTTCGCCAATTCAATGGGATTCCAAATGAAATTCTTATgaagatagagaagaaaagtcTGGCTTGGGAAAGGTATTATGATCTTTCATCACAGGAGATTGGTGAGTTGATTCGTTACCCCAAGATGGGCAGAACACTCCACAGGTTCATCCATCAATTCCCGAAATTAAATCTTACGGCGTAG
- the LOC120000240 gene encoding uncharacterized protein LOC120000240 isoform X1, giving the protein MVRCVSSCRGGVLLWVIVLCFGGSASYHVCLLGFHWSSLAVVEGLFVLLVWQGFLLGLSRCFCWLTAVLPGGDFFFFFLFFISICMLCCCTVMAFCYVLLFVLLFWVFLMLFCFVVFSSSFPCLQVWFLFCWSDFGV; this is encoded by the exons ATGGTGAGATGTGTTTCTTCATGCAGAGGGGGAGTGCTGTTGTGGGTCATTGTCTTATGTTTTGGTGGCTCTGCGTCGTATCATGTCTGTCTCTTGGGTTTTCATTGGTCTTCTCTGGCGGTGGTGGAGGGTTTGTTTGTGTTGTTGGTGTGGCAAGGTTTTTTGCTTGGTTTGTCTCGCTGCTTCTGTTGGTTAACCGCTGTTTTGCCTGGaggtgatttcttttttttctttttgttttttatttcgaTTTGCATGCTATGCTGTTGTACTGTGATGGCTTTTTGCTacgttttgttgtttgttttgttgttttgggtTTTTCTCATGTTGTTTTGCTTTGTTGTCTTCTCTTCCTCATTTCCATGTCTGCAGGTTTGGTTTCTTTTCTGTTGGAGCGATTTTGGAG tcTAA
- the LOC120000611 gene encoding replication protein A 70 kDa DNA-binding subunit-like, with protein MRPENMEYFRTMLTEKEIYFFSNFKLFPIRPSYHPCPGDYMIKFDRNTKIEKATQTANIIPLEKFHFVDYAEMQGRVRNKVQLTDMIGQIVNAGHLNEIYANNKTVRLRKLDFQDEMMNVISVTLWGDLAIDFDGRKILMDAKNKPVIIICAAMMVSTFSGKNILSSISSSKVYLNLDIPEVHQLRERIVQPVDFKILPSSLAVLTNPDDEMKKNRKKIVELLSLNVEQDAVSMKAIKLMYILLE; from the exons ATGAGGCCAGAAAATATGGAATACTTCAGGACTATGCTTACTGAGAAAGAAATTTACTTCTTCAGCAACTTTAAGTTGTTCCCTATCAGGCCTAGCTATCATCCATGTCCAGGTGACTATATGATAAAATTTGACAGGAATACAAAGATTGAAAAGGCTACACAGACTGCCAATATTATCCCACTCGAGAAGTTTCATTTTGTTGATTATGCTGAAATGCAAGGCAGAGTTCGAAATAAAGTGCAGCTAACAG ATATGATAGGGCAGATTGTCAATGCTGGACATCTGAATGAGATATATGCCAATAACAAAACAGTGAGGCTCCGTAAGTTGGACTTCCAGGATGAGAT GATGAATGTCATATCAGTTACACTATGGGGAGATTTGGCAATAGATTTTGATGGTCGGAAAATCCTTATGGATGCTAAAAACAAGCCAGTGATCATAATCTGCGCAGCGATGATGGTTTCAACATTCTCAG GAAAAAATATCTTGAGTAGTATATCTTCTTCAAAGGTATATCTCAATCTGGATATTCCAGAGGTTCATCAGTTAAGAGAAAG GATAGTTCAACCTGTGGATTTCAAGATTCTGCCATCTAGCCTGGCTGTGCTGACAAATCCAGATgatgagatgaaaaaaaataggAAGAAGATAGTTGAGTTATTGTCATTGAATGTCGAGCAAGATGCTGTGAGTATGAAGGCTATCAAGCTTATGTATATCTTATTAGAATAA
- the LOC120000239 gene encoding uncharacterized protein LOC120000239 translates to MARITSIDIIDGWWYPTCPKCGGTTKPWKHSNLCSLCNVIDEAPIPCYILNTTAEDEIGQALFMIFDRLAEKLIGVSASTLTSANSANRYVLPQMIKDIYHNLHTFQVTINTNNKKMKSICFKVTKIFDGAVFAQVKEEKQPGIFETVKPIITGNKIEDVLSQESAFSNSQPVNESSRLQDDIQVHTPQKSRSTTPRKAKKNLTTIHLDESNSDDEPISVLFQRNLKRNKREILTIEEPVDNIKKQRNSAVQKKKKGKKQAK, encoded by the exons ATGGCAAGAATTACAAGTATTGACATCATTGATGGCTGGTGGTATCCTACATGTCCAAAGTGTGGAGGTACAACGAAGCCATGGAAACATTCAAACTTATGCTCTCTATGTAATGTTATTGACGAGGCGCCAATCCCATG CTATATTCTGAACACCACTGCTGAAGATGAGATAGGCCAAGCTCTATTTATGATTTTTGACCGCCTGGCAGAGAAGCTAATTGGAGTTTCAGCAAGTACACTTACATCTGCAAACAGCGCCAATCGATATGTCCTGCCACAAATGATCAAAGATATCTACCATAATTTACACACGTTCCAAGTAACAATAAACACTAACAACAAGAAGATGAAGTCCATTTGTTTCAAAGTGACAAAAATCTTCGATGGTGCAGTGTTTGCTCAGGTTAAGGAGGAGAAGCAGCCTGGGATTTTTGAGACAGTGAAGCCAATCATAACAGGCAACAAAATAGAAGATGTTCTATCTCAGGAGTCAGCTTTCTCAAACAGCCAGCCTGTGAATGAATCGTCAAGGTTGCAGGATGACATACAAGTCCATACACCGCAAAAATCAAGGTCAACCACTCCTAGGAAGGCGAAGAAAAACTTAACAACAATCCATCTTGATGAATCAAACTCTGATGATGAGCCTATATCTGTGTTATTCCAAAGAAATCTCAAGAGAAATAAAAG GGAAATTCTAACAATAGAAGAGCCAGTGGacaatataaaaaaacaaaggaatagTGCTgtgcaaaaaaagaagaaagggaaaaagcAAGCAAAATGA
- the LOC120000457 gene encoding U3 small nucleolar ribonucleoprotein protein IMP3-like translates to MRKLKFHEKKLLKKVNFLEWKREGGHREARVMQRYHVTGRDDYKKYSSICRMVQKLVNILKQLDPRDPFRVEITDLLLQKLFDMGVIPTRKSLALCDRLSVSSFCRRRLSTVLVKKQFAEHLKEAITYIEQGHVRVGPDTVTDPAFLVTRNMEDFVTWVDTSKIRMKVLEYNDKLDDYDVMK, encoded by the exons ATGAGGAAGCTAAAGTTCCATGAGAAGAAGCTGTTGAAGAAGGTGAACTTCCTGGAATGGAAAAGAGAAGGGGGTCATAGGGAAGCCCGGGTTATGCAACGCTATCATGTGACAGGCCGTGACGATTACAAAAA ATATTCGAGTATTTGTCGGATGGTGCAGAAGTTGGTGAACATACTGAAGCAGTTGGACCCAAGAGACCCTTTTCGGGTTGAGATCACTGATTTGCTTCTACAGAAGCT CTTCGACATGGGCGTGATACCAACCAGGAAAAGTTTGGCGTTGTGTGATCGCCTCTCAGTTTCGTCCTTTTGCAG ACGTAGGCTTTCAACTGTTTTGGTGAAGAAGCAATTTGCCGAGCACTTGAAAGAAGCTATCACATACATTGAGCAAGGACATGTTCGAGTTGGTCCTGATACAGTTACTGATCCTGCTTTTCTTGTGACAAGAAATATGGAAGACTTTGTTACTTGGGTAGATACATCTAAGATAAGGATGAAGGTGTTGGAGTACAATGACAAGCTGGACGATTATGATGTAATGAAATGA
- the LOC119999776 gene encoding receptor protein kinase-like protein ZAR1, protein MKRNRDLLFLFLYVLYFFNFQNHKFVLSLTPDGLSLLSLKSAVDQPSDPSPLSDWNQNDATPCRWTGVSCMNITGFPDPRVVGIAITGKNLRGYIPSELGSLVYLRRLNLHNNNFYGSIPVQLFNATSLHSIFLYGNNLSGSLPPSICNIPRLQNLDLSNNSFSGSIPSELRNCRQLQRLILARNKFSGEIPAGIWPELDNLVQLDLSANELRGSIPNDLGELTSLSGTLNLSFNHLSGRIPKSLGNLPVTVSFDLRNNNLSGEIPRTGSFANQGPTAFLSNPSLCGFPLQKPCRESTETSPGSQSSSPVSGSSPKKGLSPGVIILISVADATGVAFIGLIIVYIYWKKKDDSTGCSCTNKSKFGGSEKSTACLLCSCVNGFRNEDSEPEDPEKSKGEGELVAIDKGFTFELDELFRASAYVLGKSGLGIVYKVVLGNGIPVAVRRLGEGGEQRYKEFVAEVQAIGKVKHPNVVMLRAYYWAPEEKLLISDFISNGNLANTLRGKGGQASSSLSWSTRLRIAKGTARGLAYLHECSPRKFVHGGIKPSNILLDNEFQPHVSDFGLSRLIAITGNNPSSSGGFIGGALPYLNPIQTEITNNYRAPEARVPGSRPTQKWDIYSFGVVLLELLTGKSPELSPTTSTSSVEIPDLVKWVRKGLEEENPLSDMADPILLQQVHAKKEVLAVFHIALACAEADPEIRPRMKTVSENLDRVGT, encoded by the exons ATGAAGAGAAACAGAGACCTCTTGTTCCTATTTCTCTACGTCCTCTACTTCTTTAACTTCCAGAATCACAAGTTCGTGCTCTCTCTTACTCCTGACGGCTTATCTCTACTGTCTCTTAAATCAGCCGTTGATCAGCCATCTGACCCCTCTCCTCTCTCCGACTGGAACCAGAACGACGCCACACCGTGCCGCTGGACTGGGGTTTCCTGCATGAACATTACTGGATTCCCGGACCCTCGCGTGGTTGGTATAGCCATCACAGGGAAGAATCTCCGGGGGTATATTCCGTCTGAATTGGGGTCTTTAGTGTATCTCAGGAGGCTAAACCTTCATAACAATAATTTCTACGGCTCGATTCCGGTTCAGCTCTTCAATGCGACGTCGCTTCATAGTATCTTTCTCTACGGTAACAATTTATCAGGTTCGCTTCCTCCTTCGATCTGCAACATCCCTCGACTGCAAAACCTTGACCTCTCCAATAATTCGTTCTCTGGTTCTATACCTTCGGAGTTAAGGAATTGTAGGCAGTTGCAGCGGCTGATTTTGGCGAGGAATAAGTTTTCTGGTGAAATTCCGGCGGGGATTTGGCCTGAACTCGATAATTTAGTTCAGCTCGATCTTTCTGCAAATGAGCTCCGTGGATCGATCCCGAACGATCTCGGTGAACTGACGTCTCTCTCTGGTACTCTGAATCTGTCCTTCAACCATCTCTCAGGTAGAATTCCAAAATCGCTGGGAAATCTGCCGGTAACGGTGAGTTTTGACCTACGAAACAATAATTTAAGTGGCGAAATACCTCGAACGGGGTCGTTCGCTAACCAAGGACCAACAGCTTTTCTCAGCAATCCATCGCTATGCGGGTTCCCTCTTCAAAAACCTTGCCGCGAGTCTACAGAAACCTCGCCAGGAAGCCAGAGTTCATCGCCTGTGTCTGGTAGCAGTCCGAAGAAAGGGCTGAGTCCTGGCGTGATCATACTAATCTCAGTAGCTGACGCCACCGGCGTAGCCTTCATCGGTCTGATCATTGTCTACATCTACTGGAAAAAGAAAGACGATTCGACCGGATGTAGCTGCACTAATAAAAGCAAGTTCGGTGGTAGCGAGAAATCCACTGCGTGTTTACTCTGTTCTTGCGTCAATGGCTTCCGAAACGAAGATTCCGAGCCGGAAGATCCAGAGAAAAGTAAGGGAGAAGGGGAACTGGTGGCCATTGACAAGGGTTTCACGTTTGAGCTTGATGAGTTGTTTAGAGCATCTGCTTACGTACTGGGCAAGAGTGGGCTGGGGATTGTGTACAAAGTGGTGCTCGGTAATGGAATTCCGGTGGCGGTTAGGAGGCTCGGGGAAGGCGGCGAGCAGCGGTACAAGGAATTTGTGGCGGAGGTGCAGGCGATTGGGAAGGTCAAGCACCCTAATGTGGTGATGTTGAGGGCTTATTATTGGGCTCCAGAGGAGAAGCTCCTTATTAGTGATTTTATCTCTAATGGCAACTTGGCTAATACTCTTCGAG GTAAAGGTGGTCAGGCATCATCAAGTCTGTCATGGTCGACAAGGCTGAGAATCGCCAAGGGAACAGCCAGAGGCTTAGCCTACCTCCACGAATGCAGTCCAAGAAAGTTTGTTCATGGAGGCATTAAACCCTCCAACATCCTCCTTGACAATGAATTCCAGCCTCACGTTTCTGATTTTGGTCTCAGTCGACTCATTGCCATTACAGGCAACAATCCTTCCTCTTCAGGTGGCTTCATTGGTGGAGCACTGCCTTATCTGAACCCAATCCAAACAGAGATAACCAACAACTACAGAGCACCAGAGGCTCGAGTTCCCGGTAGTCGCCCAACCCAGAAATGGGATATCTACTCATTTGGAGTCGTCTTGCTTGAATTGCTAACTGGAAAATCTCCAGAGCTTTCACCAACCACATCAACTTCTTCAGTAGAAATACCTGACCTTGTTAAGTGGGTGAGGAAGGGACTTGAAGAGGAGAATCCATTGTCAGATATGGCGGATCCTATTCTGCTCCAACAAGTGCATGCCAAGAAGGAAGTGTTGGCAGTTTTTCATATTGCCCTTGCTTGTGCTGAAGCAGACCCTGAAATCAGGCCTAGAATGAAAACTGTCTCTGAAAATCTTGACAGAGTTGgcacatga
- the LOC120000240 gene encoding uncharacterized protein LOC120000240 isoform X2 translates to MCFFMQRGSAVVGHCLMFWWLCVVSCLSLGFSLVFSGGGGGFVCVVGVARFFAWFVSLLLLVNRCFAWRFGFFSVGAILESKYKLNGLQPPFRARISKT, encoded by the exons ATGTGTTTCTTCATGCAGAGGGGGAGTGCTGTTGTGGGTCATTGTCTTATGTTTTGGTGGCTCTGCGTCGTATCATGTCTGTCTCTTGGGTTTTCATTGGTCTTCTCTGGCGGTGGTGGAGGGTTTGTTTGTGTTGTTGGTGTGGCAAGGTTTTTTGCTTGGTTTGTCTCGCTGCTTCTGTTGGTTAACCGCTGTTTTGCCTGGag GTTTGGTTTCTTTTCTGTTGGAGCGATTTTGGAG tcTAAATATAAGTTAAATGGACTACAACCTCCTTTCCGAGCTAGGATTTCCAAAACGTGA